In bacterium, the DNA window TTCGAGATTAGTGTTTATGAAAACAGGTATTTTCGGCGGTTCTTTCGACCCCGTTCATAACGGACATATTGAAATTGCAAGGAAAGCTAAGAGCCTGTTTTCGCTTGACAGGATTTATTTTGTTCCGTGTTATATCCAGCCTATAAAAGGCCAGCCGGCTTCCGATGCGGAAGATAGGGTTGCCATGCTTGATATCGCCGTCAAAAATATAAAAGGTTTCAGTGTGTGTATGCGCGAAATAGAAAAAAAAGATGTGTCTTACACGATTGATACATTAAGATATATTAAAGCCGAAAACACAAATGAAAAACTGTTTTTTATTTTAGGCGCTGATTCATTGAGCGGTATTATGTCGTGGAGAGAACCCGGGAGCTTTTCGGACCTGTGTGAATTTATCGTATATCCCAGGAAGGGGTCGGATTCAGGGAAGATCGGGGATGCGCTGGTTAAAATTCCGGGACTCAGAGTCAATTTTATGGATGGAGGCGAAATAAACATATCGTCGTCTGTTATCCGCAGGCGGATTTCCGAAGGGAAAATCGATGAGATATCATGCCTGGATGAAGATGTAAAAAAGTATATTAAGGAAAGGAGACTTTACAGCATTGAAAAAAACGGCTTTAAAGGGAACTGTTAGAAAGAGAAAGGCCAGTTCGCGTGAACTGGCTAATCTATGCGTGAAAATGGCGGAAGAAAGGAAAGCTTTTGATATAACGGTGATGAAAGTAAAGAATATCTCATCAATTGCGGATTATTTTGTTATCTGCTCCGGCAGGTCCGAGAAACACGTTGACGCAATAGGAGATTTCATAGAAAAAGAGCTTAAAGACAGGAATATCATCTGCCTAAGAAGCGAAGGCATAGGCAGTTCAAGATGGGTCGTAAAAGATTATGGTGATGTTATAGTCCATATTTTCTACCATGAAATAAGACAGCGCTACAGCCTGGAGCGTTTGTGGGGAGATGCTGAGTTTTTATGAAAATTGAATTGAAAGAAATAATAGCCGGGGCTATCCTCTCCTGTTACAGGGATCTTATCGGGAATGAGGAATGCCGGATACCGGAGAATATATCGGTTGATTTCGATGTCCCCAAAAACAGGGACCATGGCGATTTGACCACCAACTTTGCGATGAAATACGCGTCTTCCGCGAAAAAGCGTCCGATTGAACTGTCCAGGATGATTTGTGATCGTGTTTCTTCCTCGGGCATTGAAGGGTTGAAAAAGATTGAACCGGCCGGGCCCGGTTTTATTAATGTTTTTTTGGAACATGAAGTTTTTTACAATGTCGTCCTGGAAGTGCTGGATAAGCGCGAGAAATATGCCGTTTCTGACACGGGCAGGGGAAGGAAAGTAATAATCGAGTTTGTCAGCGCTAATCCTACGGGCCCCCTTACGGTTGCCCACGGCAGACAGGCTGCGGTAGGCGACGCTCTGGCAAGATTGCTTGCTAATTCGGGCTGCGAGGTTTTCAGGGAATACTATCTCAATGACAGAGGCAGGCAGATAGAGATTCTCGGGAAATCATTGTATTCGAAGTATATGAAACTTTGCGGACGGGAATATCCTTTCCCCGATGACGGGTATAAAGGCTCTTATATAGATGATCTGGCAAAAAAACTTTATTCCGAAAAAGGGCCGGAGTTTTCCGGGATATCCGAAAAAACGATTGAATTCATGTGCGATTACGCTAAAAATAACATCCTGGAATGGATTAAAAAAGATCTTGCGGATTTCAGTGTTGAATTTAATTCTTATTTCAGTGAAAAGAAGTTTTCAGAAACAGGAAAAGTCGAAAAAGCGATAAAATTACTTGAAAAAAAAGGACTCGTTTATGAAAAAGACGAGGCTATCTGGTTTAATTCGCGGAAATACGGTGATGACAAAGACAGGGTTATGGTTAAGAGCAGCGGCGAATGGACATATATAACACCCGATATCGCGTATCATAAGGATAAACTGGATAGAGGCTTCAACCTTTTGATAGATTTATGGGGTCCTGATCACCACGGTTATATTCCGCGTATGAAAGCGGCGGTCCAGGCAATGGGATTTGATGCCGACTGCCTTAAAGTGGTAATAATCCAGCTGGCCACACTTTACCAGGGAAAAAATAAACTTTCAATGTCTACGAGGCAGGGTGAGTTTATTTCTCTCAGAGAAGTAATGGATGAGGTTGGAATTGATGCCGCAAGATATTTCTTCCTGATGCTGAACACGGACAGCCATCTCGATTTTGACCTTGAACTGGCGAAAAAGAAATCGGCGGAAAATCCTGTGTATTATATCCAATACACGCATGCCAGAATTTGCAGTATGCTGGAAAAATATAATGAGAAATTCGGCCACGACTATATTCCTGTTGTACGGCCCGAAATTCTTGAAGAGCTTACCAACCGGGAAGAAAAAGACCTGATTAAAAAGATTTCCGTATTCCCTTCTGCCGCCGAGTTAGCGGCTTCTTTGCTTGAACCCCATAGGATTCATGTGTATCTGACAGAGTTGGCATCCCTGTTCCACAGCTATTATCATAAAGATTCAAAAAAATTCAGAGTTATCGGAGAAAAGGAAGATAATATTACTCTGGCCAGGATGGCATTGGTCTCGGCCGTAAAAATTATTATAGCTTCGGGACTTGGTCTTCTCGGTATTACTGCTCCGGAGAAAATGTAGGATATTTTTATGAAGGTTAAGGATTTTTATGATATTGATTATGAGGAGATGCGCGATATACAGAGAAAGGAAGTCTCTGAAGTTATAAGCGGAGGCGAAAACAGAGTCCTTTTCCCTGGCTTTCATCATATAATGACAACGGGAAGGGATTTTAAAAAATCCGACCTTCTTGTGACGGATAATATTTTAAATTCGTTGGGGATTAAGGTTTTTGCGGCTGACAGAGGGGGGAATATAACCTATCACGGACCGGGTCAGATTGTCTGTTATCCTGTCATCAATCTGAAATACTGGAAAAAAGATGTAAACTTGTTTATCCGCGTTATAGAAAATGTAATTATAGCGGTGTTGGCTAAGACAGGAATTGCCGCAGTTAAAAAAAAACAGTTGACAGGCGTCTGGGTTAAAGATAAAAAAATAGCATCGATTGGGATAGGTTTTTCGAAGTGGGTGTCGTATCATGGTTTTTCATTGAACGTTGAACCCGGGCTGTATTATTTCTCAATTATAAATCCGTGCGGAATCAGGGATGCGGAATATACGTCAATAAATAAGGAAACGGGGAAGAACTTCAGCATTGAATTATTAAAGGGTTATATTATCGATGAGCTCGAATGCTGTTTCAACAAGGCTGCCGCCCTGGCTTATTAAGAAAATATACCGGAATGAAATATCTCTTGAGACCAAAGAGATATTAAGGTCGCTTAAATTAAACACTGTCTGTGAAAGCGCGCGCTGTCCGAACATGTGGGAATGTTTTTCAAAGCGCCGCGCTACCTTTATGATCCTTGGGGATATTTGCACCAGAAACTGCGCTTTCTGTTCAGTAAAAAAAGGATTGCCCGACCTCCCCGAAAAATCAGAACCCGCGAATATAGCCGAAGCGGTGGGCAGGTTGGATTTAAAACATGTGGTCATAACATCTGTTACCAGAGATGATCTGGAAGATGGCGGGGCAGATCACTTTGCCCGGACGGTTTCTATGATTAAAAAGATGCATTCCGATGTTGTGGTCGAAGTTTTGACGCCGGATTTTCAAGGTGACGTAGACTGCATAAGGCAGGTTGCCGAATCCGGGCCGGACATATTCAACCATAATATTGAAACAATAAGCAGGTTATATAAACAGGTAAGGCCTCAGGCTGATTACTCCAGGTCATTAAATCTCCTGAAGTTCATCAAGGATAATTATCCCGGTATATACACAAAATCGGGTTTGATGGCAGGCCTTGGAGAAAACAGGTATGAACTTGAGGCAACTTTCGATGACCTTATAGCGCATAGTTGCGATATCCTTACGATAGGGCAATATCTTTCTCCTTCCAGGAACAATATTCCCGTTGCCGAATATATCCATCCTGACGAATTTAAGTATCTGGAAAAGGTTGCTTTTGAAAAAGGTTTTTTGTATGTTATGTCCGGTCCGTTTGTGCGCAGTTCTTACAACGCGGATCAGGTATTCAGTAAAAATAACGGTAAAAAGGAGGTATAATCTTATGTTTGAAGTCGTTGTCCCGGATCTGGGCGCTGATGTTGAGAAAGCAAAGATATCGTTCTGGCATTATGATGAGGGTGATAAGGTGGAAAAGAACGATGACGTTGTGGAATTAGCCACAGATAAAGCCACATTTAACGTTCCGGCCCCCGAATCGGGTATAATAGCAGAGTTATGTGTTAAAGAAGGAGATGAAGTGGAGGTGGGGGAAGTTATAGCTTTTATAGATGAAGAAGCCGAGGAACTTGAACTTGTTGAAGAGGATGAAGAAGAAGATACAAAATTCTGATTATGAAAATTCATTCAACTGCAATAATCGGTAAAAATGTTAAATTGGCGGATGATGTGGAAATCGGCCCCTACTCGGTTATCGATGGAGATATTAATATCGGCCGTAAAAACAGGATACATCCATTTGTCCATATTAAAGGAAAAGGAACGATAGGAGAAGGTAATGAAATCCACACCGGCGCTGTCATAGGCGATATTCCTCAAGACCCTAATTACGAAGGGAAAAAATCTTCATTTAAGATAGGCAACAACAATAAGATCCGCGAAATGGTTACCATCCATATAGGTTCTTCAGAAAAGTCGCCGACCGTCATCGGAAACAATAATTTCATTATGGCGTGCGCCCACGTCGCGCATGACTGTGTGCTCGGTAATAATATCATAATGGCCAATGCCGCGCTGCTGGCGGGACATGTCGTTATTTTTGACCAGGTTTTCATATCGGGAGGGGTCGCAATACATCAATTTTGCAGGATAGGCAAATGCAGTATGATGAGCGGCAACAGCAGGATTTCAAAGGATGTCCCGCCTTTTATAATGGTTGCGGAAAGAAATGAGGTTTACGGAATCAATGCTATCGGCATGAAAAGGAACTCATATCCCAGAGAAACAATAAATGAAATAAAGGAGATCTATAAAATATATTATAAAA includes these proteins:
- the nadD gene encoding nicotinate-nucleotide adenylyltransferase, which gives rise to MKTGIFGGSFDPVHNGHIEIARKAKSLFSLDRIYFVPCYIQPIKGQPASDAEDRVAMLDIAVKNIKGFSVCMREIEKKDVSYTIDTLRYIKAENTNEKLFFILGADSLSGIMSWREPGSFSDLCEFIVYPRKGSDSGKIGDALVKIPGLRVNFMDGGEINISSSVIRRRISEGKIDEISCLDEDVKKYIKERRLYSIEKNGFKGNC
- the rsfS gene encoding ribosome silencing factor, which translates into the protein MKKTALKGTVRKRKASSRELANLCVKMAEERKAFDITVMKVKNISSIADYFVICSGRSEKHVDAIGDFIEKELKDRNIICLRSEGIGSSRWVVKDYGDVIVHIFYHEIRQRYSLERLWGDAEFL
- the argS gene encoding arginine--tRNA ligase, translating into MKIELKEIIAGAILSCYRDLIGNEECRIPENISVDFDVPKNRDHGDLTTNFAMKYASSAKKRPIELSRMICDRVSSSGIEGLKKIEPAGPGFINVFLEHEVFYNVVLEVLDKREKYAVSDTGRGRKVIIEFVSANPTGPLTVAHGRQAAVGDALARLLANSGCEVFREYYLNDRGRQIEILGKSLYSKYMKLCGREYPFPDDGYKGSYIDDLAKKLYSEKGPEFSGISEKTIEFMCDYAKNNILEWIKKDLADFSVEFNSYFSEKKFSETGKVEKAIKLLEKKGLVYEKDEAIWFNSRKYGDDKDRVMVKSSGEWTYITPDIAYHKDKLDRGFNLLIDLWGPDHHGYIPRMKAAVQAMGFDADCLKVVIIQLATLYQGKNKLSMSTRQGEFISLREVMDEVGIDAARYFFLMLNTDSHLDFDLELAKKKSAENPVYYIQYTHARICSMLEKYNEKFGHDYIPVVRPEILEELTNREEKDLIKKISVFPSAAELAASLLEPHRIHVYLTELASLFHSYYHKDSKKFRVIGEKEDNITLARMALVSAVKIIIASGLGLLGITAPEKM
- the lipB gene encoding lipoyl(octanoyl) transferase LipB; protein product: MKVKDFYDIDYEEMRDIQRKEVSEVISGGENRVLFPGFHHIMTTGRDFKKSDLLVTDNILNSLGIKVFAADRGGNITYHGPGQIVCYPVINLKYWKKDVNLFIRVIENVIIAVLAKTGIAAVKKKQLTGVWVKDKKIASIGIGFSKWVSYHGFSLNVEPGLYYFSIINPCGIRDAEYTSINKETGKNFSIELLKGYIIDELECCFNKAAALAY
- the lipA gene encoding lipoyl synthase, whose product is MSSNAVSTRLPPWLIKKIYRNEISLETKEILRSLKLNTVCESARCPNMWECFSKRRATFMILGDICTRNCAFCSVKKGLPDLPEKSEPANIAEAVGRLDLKHVVITSVTRDDLEDGGADHFARTVSMIKKMHSDVVVEVLTPDFQGDVDCIRQVAESGPDIFNHNIETISRLYKQVRPQADYSRSLNLLKFIKDNYPGIYTKSGLMAGLGENRYELEATFDDLIAHSCDILTIGQYLSPSRNNIPVAEYIHPDEFKYLEKVAFEKGFLYVMSGPFVRSSYNADQVFSKNNGKKEV
- a CDS encoding biotin/lipoyl-binding protein — translated: MFEVVVPDLGADVEKAKISFWHYDEGDKVEKNDDVVELATDKATFNVPAPESGIIAELCVKEGDEVEVGEVIAFIDEEAEELELVEEDEEEDTKF
- the lpxA gene encoding acyl-ACP--UDP-N-acetylglucosamine O-acyltransferase; its protein translation is MKIHSTAIIGKNVKLADDVEIGPYSVIDGDINIGRKNRIHPFVHIKGKGTIGEGNEIHTGAVIGDIPQDPNYEGKKSSFKIGNNNKIREMVTIHIGSSEKSPTVIGNNNFIMACAHVAHDCVLGNNIIMANAALLAGHVVIFDQVFISGGVAIHQFCRIGKCSMMSGNSRISKDVPPFIMVAERNEVYGINAIGMKRNSYPRETINEIKEIYKIYYKKGINKHNAMDKIKSIGFKTPEAGEFIEFIISSKRGVC